Genomic segment of Paenibacillus macerans:
CACGTTCGGCTACGCTTATCTGGCGTATGTGAATGGTTTGTTTGGCGAAGTAATGCTGAATTTGCTGTTTTTTGTGCCGATGAACGTCATCGGTTTCCTGATGTGGAGGAATCACCGCGATGGGGGTAAATTATCGATGCGGCAGATGGATGCCAGAGGCCTGCTGCTCGTAGCCGTCGCCTGCGTCCTGGGCAGCGTGCTGCTCGGGTTCGGGTTATCGTTCATTCCGGGACAGAACTCCCCGTATATCGATGCCGTTACGACCGTGCTGTCGGTTGTGGCGACGATGTTAATGGTGAAGCGGTTCAAAGAGCAATGGCTCGTTTATATTGTGCTGAACATGTTCACGGTGCTGCTGTGGGCGATCAGAACGCTGGAGGGGAGCCCGGACGGCGTTCTGATGATCGTGATGTGGAGCGCCTATCTGATCAACGCGGTATACGGCTACTATAATTGGAACAAAGGGGCAAAGGAGAGTCTGGCATGAAGACGCTGGGATTAACGTTGGGGAAGTTTGCGCCCCTGCACAAAGGGCATCAGTTTATGATCGAAACGGCGCTGCAAGAGGTGGATGAACTGATCGTCGTCATTTATGAGACGGATGTGACGCCGATTCCGCTGCATATTCGGGCCGGCTGGATCCGCAAGCTCTATCCGGCGGTCAGGGTGATTGAAGCCTGGGACGGCCCGGACGGCTATTCGAACGACCGCGAACATGAAATCCGCGAAGAGCAATATATTCTAGGCTTGCTAGATGGGGAGCAGGTGACGCATTTTTATTCCAGCGAGTTTTACGGGGAGCATATGAGCCTGGCGTTGGGCGCGGTGGACAGAAGGGTGGATGAAGCGCGCAAGGAAGTCCCGATTTCGGCGACGATGATCCGTTCCGATCCTTATAAATACCGGGAGTTTATCAGCGACATCGTATACCGGGACTTAATCACGAAGGTGGTGTTCGTGGGAGCGATGTCGACCGGCAAATCGACGATCACCGAGGCGCTCGCGGCGCGGCATGGGACGACGTTCGCCAGCGAGTACGGGCGCGACTACTGGACCGAGCACCAGGTAAACCGCCGGATCGGCCTGGAGGCGTTCGACGAGATCGCCCTCGGGCATATCGAGCGGGAGGAGCAGGCTTTGCTTCGGGCGAACCGGTATCTTTTTGTCGATACCAATGCGATTACCACGTATATGTTCGCCTTGGACTATCATGGAAGGGCGCCGGAGCTGCTGACCCGGATCGCCCTGGAAAACGCGCAGAGATACGACCTGTTTTTCCTGTGCGACGACGATATCCCGTACGACGATACGTGGGACCGCAGCGGCGACCAGAAGCGGCATGTTTTTCATAAACAGATTATCGCCGACTTGAAGGAACGCCGGATTCCCTTCATTACACTGCGGGGAAGCCTGGAGGAGCGGATGCGCAAAGTAGACGAAGTGCTGGCCGGCTTTAAGCCCTACAGCAATTATTTTGGCGAGCTCTTATAGAAGTTGAACTAAAGAAAAGAGCGGAGAGAGGCAAAAGCGGGAAATGATTCTGAAGAAACGGCCGCAAAATTATTAGTTCAACTTATATTAGAACAAAAAAAGGCGGGTGGAGTTAGTGGATATGTTGGATCGCAACGGACTGACGGAAAGCGAATTTTTGCGGCGGTATTCGCCGGGGGATTACGAACGGCCCTCGGTGGCCGCGGACACGGTAATTTTCACCGTGACGGACGCGGATGCGGACAGTTACCGCAAGCTTCCGGAGAAGGAGCTGAGAGTACTGCTCATTCGGCGGGGCGGGCATCCCTTTCTGGGCCAATGGGCGCTGCCGGGCGGTTTTGTCCGGCCGGATGAAACGACGGAGCAAGCCGCGGCGCGGGAGCTGCGGGAGGAGACCGGCGTAGAAGACGTTTACCTGGAGCAGCTGTACACGTTCAGCGACGTGGGGCGCGATCCCCGCACCTGGGTAATGAGCTGCAGTTATATGGCGCTGGTGGACAGCGGCCAATTGCAGCTGCAGGCGGGGGACGACGCTGACGCTGCCGCCTGGTTCAAGGTATCCTACCGGCTGCTGCGGGAGCGGAAGGAACTGATCGACGGCGGTTTCATCAAGGCGCTGCAGTATGAGCTTCGGCTCAGCTCCGGCGAGATTGAACTGGCCGCGGTTGTGGAGCGGACGGTGACCGCGAAGCCGGCTTCGACGGCTACATCATATTCCATCGTGTCCAACGACGGACTGGCTTTTGATCATGCGAAGATTATCGCCTATGCTATTGAGCGCTTGCGGGGAAAGGTGAATTACACGGATATCGCGCTTCATTTGATGCCGAAGCTGTTTACTTTAACGGAGCTGCAGCAGGTGTACGAGGTAATTTTGGATAAAGAGCTGCTGAAGGCGGCCTTCCGGCGCAAAGTGGCCGACCTTGTCACGGAAACGGATCATTACACGGAAAATGCGGGCCACCGGCCATCGCGTTTATATCGAAGAAACATGGAGGATTACCGATGATTTACGGAATTGAAGAATTGCGAAAAGCTTACGTGGCCGGAAAAACGTTCAAGTTCGTGTTTTTCTGGGGGCATACGCCGCCCAAAGACGGAAGCGTGGATAAGAGCTGCTTCAGCCAGTGGTGGATGAGTCCGTTCACTGTAGAGGGGACGGAGTACTCCTGCGCAGAGCAGTTTATGATGGCGGAAAAGGCCCGGCTGTTCGGGGATGATGAGATGCTGGCGGCGATCATGCAGGCGAAACATCCCAAGGAAATGAAAGCGTACGGGCGCGCGGTCCGAAACTTTGACAAGGATGTCTGGGACAGAGAGTGCTACGGTATCGTCAAGCGGGCCAGCTTGGCGAAATTTTCACAGAATTCGCAACTGGGGGATTACCTGAAATCAACGAAAAACCGCATTCTGGTGGAAGCCAGCCCGCGGGACCGCATTTGGGGGATCGGCATGGGCCAGTCCAACCCGGATGTGGAGAATCCGCTGAAATGGCGGGGCAAAAACCTGCTGGGGTTCGCACTGACCGAAGCGCGGGACGAAATGCTGAGAGAAGAAGGGGATAAACTATGAATCGAAAAGAAATTGCCGCGGATACCTTGCGGATTCAGCGGCAAGGCTTCTATGAATTTGAAGGGCGCCGGGTTGATTTTGCCGCGGTGCAGAAGCGCTCGGAAGAGGGAAGCGAGTTGATTACTCCCGGCCAGGGGGCGGAACTGGTAAAAACTTATCGTATGCAGCCACGATCACAGCAAGCTGCGAAGTATTCCGTCGCGAACGAGGCCACCGTAAAAGCGATCCTCGATTTTGCGGCAGCGGGCCAAGACCGGGTCGGCGTGCTGAACTTCGCCAGCGCGAAAAATCCGGGCGGCGGATTTTTGAACGGCGCGATGGCCCAGGAAGAAAGTTTGGCGGCCTCCAGCGGGCTGTACGAAACGCAGCTGCGCAACGAAGGTTACTATGCCGCAAATCGCGCCTACCGTTCCATGATGTACACGGACCATGCCATTTACTCGCCTGATGTGGTCTTCTTCCGCGATGAGCGGTTTAACCTGTTGGAACGGCCGGTTACGGCTTCGGTCTTGACGCTGCCCGCCGTCAACTACGGGCAGGTTCTGCTCAAAGGAGAAGATCCGGAAGAAGCAAAGCGGGTGATGAAAGACCGGATGCGGCTAGCTTTGGCGATCTTCGCCAACCAAGGCGATACGCATCTCATTCTGGGCGCGTACGGCTGCGGCGTGTTCCGGAATGATCCGGTGCAGGTGGCCCGCTGGTGGCTGGAGCTGCTGGATGATGAGGGCTGGGGATCGTTGTTCGCGGAAATCCGGTTCGCGGTATTGGATAGCTCGAAAGACGGCAAATGCATCCGCGCTTTCGAGCATGCGTTTCATGACTAAATGACTAGCTATGATGAACGTAAACAAAAGACAGCCCTCCATATTGCTACATCTCGTAGGTTAAAATGGATAGTGAAAACCAAACCATTTCAGAGCTACATAGCAAAGGAGAGCTGATACTATGCAGTCTACCACAAAATTCGTCGGTTTAGATGTATCCAAAGAAAAAATTTCGGTTGCTATTGCAGATGCAAGCGGTGAAACTCCTCGCTATTACGGGAGCATTCCTCACACCCCGGCGGCGCTGCGCAAGCTGATCAAAGAACTGGGACCGGCCGAAACGCTATCGTTTTGTTATGAGGCAGGTCCGACAGGTTACGAAACCTATCGCTGGATCACCTCCATGGGAGCCCATTGCGTTGTCATTGCTCCGTCGCTTATTCCCAAACGCCCTGGTGATCACGTGAAGACGGATCGACGGGACGCCGAGCAGCTTGCCCGTCTGTTTCGTGCAGGAGAATTGACTCCTGTCTACGTCCCGGAGCGGGAAGACGAGGCTTTGCGGGAGTTGGTTCGCGCCCGGGAGGCCGCCAAAGAGGACACGCATCGGGCACGCCAGCGGATATTGAAGTTCCTGCTCCGCCATCACATCGAACCGCCGGCTACGATAAAGCGTCGTTGGACCCGGAAGTACCGTTCCTGGCTGGAGCAACTGACATTCCCTTATGAGCCCATGCAAGTAGCCTTCGACGAGATGCTCCATACCTTAAATGAGATCGAGCAGCGGATGGGGCGTTTGGAAAAAGCCTTGGTTCAGCAAGCCACGGTCGGCTCCAAGGCAACTCTGATTCGGGTGCTTCAGTCCCTGCGTGGGATTGGACTACTGACGGCCGTCACTCTAGCTGCTGAGATCGGTTCATTTACTCGCTTCCGCTCCCCGGCCCAACTCATGGCGTATTTAGGGTTGGTTCCTCGTGAGAGTTCAACCGGCCTGAGTACTCGGCGCGGAAGTATGACCAAAGCCGGTAACGGGCGCTTGCGCCGATCCTTGGTGGAATCCGCCTGGAGCTACCGTCATCGGCCTGCGGTGAAAGGAGATCTCGCCAAGCGTTTGGATGGCATGCCGGCCGATATACAACTGTTGTCGTGGAAAGCGCAAGAAAGATTGCATTACAAATACCGTCATCTCATTTTTGGAAAGAACAAACACAAAAATGTGGCCGTAGGCGCGGTGGCCAGGGAGCTAACCGGGTTCATATGGGCTGTTGCTCGAACGGTGGAACAACCGGTGGCTAACTAACGCCCCTTCCGTCCCCTTTGGGGAGACGCAGGGAGCGTTGCCCCCTGCACCCCCCACACTCGCCGTGAGGCGTTCCTCATTTCCAATGAGGAATAGGAAAAGTGTTGATTTGAACCTAACCGCTTGTCAAGAAAAGCGCTTGACAAGCTCACGCCTGAGCACGAGGCCCGGGAGCAAACGAAGGTTCCGGGAGAGAATTTGCGTCAACCGTTTGCACTAGGTGAGTAACTGAACGTGCGCTTCTAGCTTGCAAGAGCTCTCCTTGACGAAGGCATAACATGTGGTACCAACCCACGGATAGCAGCGTGCCGACCGTCGCTCGCATTTTTGCTCTCGCGCCACGTGCTCAGGCACCTCTCACACGGAGGGCTTGACAAAAACGTTCATAGCAACGGTTGAAATCGGCTCGTCCCGATTAGATTGTGCTGAGCCGTTCGCCGGTAAGGGCGGATTGCCGAATCGTTTCCAGCAGACGGTGCAGGCGGGCGGCCTCATGAAAGCCGGGGGCCTGAAACGTCCCCTGGCGGATATCCTCTGCCAGCAACCGGTGAGCCTTCAGAACTTGATTCACGGTTACTGAACCATCTTCGGTCTCATCGTACACCCTTTGGAGAGTCTCGTGATCTCCGTAACTCCCAAGGTGTCCTAACGGATACAGCGCCTGCTCGACCACCAATCCCCCGAACTGAACATGACCTTGGGACTGGGGCTGGGAAATGCGAATGACCCCTTTCTCCCCTTGAATCTCCAATTCAAATTTGGGATAGGTGCCGCCCTGAATATGGACCGATACTGATGCCCCGCTTTCGAGCATGCCGTGAACCATGATTTGATCGGCCGTATCTTTCGGCACGGTTTCTCCGGTTCCCAGCACCTTAGCCTCTGAATAATTGCTGTTCATGGTTGCGTAAACTTCTTTCAAATCTCCCAGCACAAAGCTAAGCGCGTCAAGCGAGTGTCCCCCGTTAATCGATAGCAAGGTAGCCCCGTACTTTTCCTCGAGCAGATAGATGGCGTTCTGTTCCGTAAACCCTCCCTTGCCCGGGGTGGATACCGCCATGGAGGCGGATAACACCCGGCCGATGTCTCCGCGCGAAATGCGGTTCTTCGCATCCAGCAGCGCAGGCGACTGTCTAGCTTGCAAGCCGACCGCATGATGAATCCCTTTTTGGGAAGCCAGCTCCGCCAGTTCCTCCGCCTCTTCCGATGTGACGGCAAGCGGCCATTCGCTGTACACATGTTTTCCTGCGGCGATGGCCTCCTTGATCATTTCGTAATGATGGGGAACCTTGACGCTGACGACCACCAAATCCACATTTTCGGACCGCACCAGTTCCCGATAGTCGTCGAAAGTCTGGGTGACACCCAGTGCAGCGGCACTCTCCTTGGCGGATGCCATATTCGAGGTGGCAATGGCGGTAATTTCATGGCATGTGCTTTGGGTAAGGGCCGGAATATGAGTCCGGCTGGCCCATTGATTGTTTAACGACCCTCCGATGATCCCAGTGCGTATTTTTGCTGAACCTGCTGAACCCAGCGTTTTCATGTCTAACTTATATCTCCTTCCGTCTTTATGATCCTTTGCCGTTTCAGTATACTGGGATTGAGCCATCACGAATAATGCATGTTATTAATGGAGTCATCATCTTTTTTGATACCTTGGAGGTCCGTATGGATATCGACAATATGAAAGCTTACGTTACCGTCGCCGAATTAAAAAGCCTGTCTGCCGCAGCCATCAAAATGAACCATCTGCAGTCCAACATGACGGCCAAGATCAAAAAAATCGAAGCCCATTACGGGCAGCAGCTGTTCATTCGGAGTGCCAAAGGCATGGAGCTGACGTCGGAGGGACGGAAGCTGTACCGCCAGTACAAAAAAATGCTCGTTTTATGGGAAGAGACCGAGCTGGATATGAGCCGGAGGGAGATGAAGCTCAGGCTGGGCACTATGCAATCCGTCTTCGGCAAAGATCTCACGGACGCCCTGACCCGCTTATATGAGAGCCACGCCGATTTATCCGTAACGCTAAAGACCGGGACCACGCTGTCGATGGAGCACGAATTGATCCAAGGCAACATCGATTTGGCCTTCACCATTGGCAAGGCCGATTCGCCGCAGCTGAGTTACAAAAAGCTGGGGACGGAGGAGATGGTGCTCATCGGCAAAAGGTTCGCCAGCGGGCTGAGCCTGGAGAGCTGTCTGCACGGGGAGAACTGGATCATTTTGACCCGGGACTGCTTGTACGCAGCGATTCTGGAACGGCTGTATGCCGAGCTTGACCTTGAAAAAGGGGAAGTCACGGAAGTTGGGATCCTGGATACCCTCCTTCAGCTGACCTCCCTTGGCATGGGCATCTCCTTGATGTCCAAGAATATCGTGATGCAGCACGGATTTTCGGCATATACCCAGCTTCCCGAACCGTTCCGCTATGTGGACAAGTATTTGGTTACCCGCGCGGGGTATGAGTTGTCTCCCCTGGAAAAAAGCTTCGTGGAAACGAGCCACTTCCTATAAAAGCAAGGATTGATTTTCTGGACGATGGGATTTCCCGCCGCCTATCCCCGATTTTTCCGCAGCTGCAGCTGTTTGTGAATGCGCTGGGCTTCCAGGAAACCCGAGGTGGCCGCCCCCTGGAAACCCCCGCCGGGCTGGGTCCAGGCCCCGACCAGAGACAGGCCGGCAAAAGGGGTTTTCCGCGGGGTGCGCTTGATGCCGGATTGGTTGACGGTTTGCGCAAAACCGTAAACGGCGCCGCGCGGATTTTTCGTGTAACGCTCCATGGTGCGCGGCGTGCCGAGCTCCAGCAAGGCGATACGTTCCTTTATGCCGGGATAGCTGCTTTCCAGACGCTGCAGGAGAATATCGGTGACCTCTTGCTTTTTCCGCGTGTAGGCTTCGCCCCGCTCCGGCCAGTTGCCGATATCATCGATCAAGGTAACGGCCAGCACGCCGCGGTCGCTGCGGTTTAAGGCGGGATCCATTTTGTTGTAGTTGGTTAATCCCAAATTGGCGGCGGCATATTTTCCTTGGATCGCGTTATCGTAATCGGCCTGATGATCCGTTTCCTCCGCCAAAAGAAGGTCTTCTTCCACGATGCCGAGTTCTTCCGGAGGGCAGGAAAGCCCGATATAAAGCTGCGTCAGCGATGGGCCGATTTCGTGCTCTACAAGGCGCTTTCGATATTTCTCGGCCCGTGGATGGTGATGGATCAACGGCCCCAGCGTATGCTCGGGGCTGGCGTTGGAAACGACCCAGTCGGCCGTGAATTCCAGCCCTTTTTGGGTGCGGATTCCGCGGGCTTTTTTTTCGTGAATCAGGATTTCGGTTACTTCCTGCCGCAGATGCACCTTGCCTCCGTTTTGTTCGATCACATAGACGAGCGCATCGGATAATGCCTGGGCGCCGCCTTGAATGTAGTAAGTGCCTTCGAAATGATACCCCAGCCAGGGAATGAAAAAATAAAGCGCGGAAAGCCGCTGCGGCGGCAGCCCGTAATAAGGCCAGAGGACGGTAAAAAAGCTCATGAACTCCGCGGACTTCACATACCGCTCGATCACCTGCGCGGTGGTTAATTTGGACCATTGGACCAGCGTCGGACATTTGGCCCAAAAGCCCAAGGCTTTTATCCAGCCGGCAATGCCGGGATCGTTCAGGAACTTCATTTCTGCGGAAAGCCGGCGGATTGCATCAAACAAGCGGGCAATCCCCTCCTTCTCCTCCGGAAAACGCCGCTGAAGCAGCGCCAGATACGCGCCGGCGTCTTGGGGGATGTCGAACTTTTCGCCTTTCCAGCGGATCGAATAAGGATGTTCTTTGGGCAGAGGTTGAATGTATTGCATCACCCCGCTCGCCTGCAAAATTTGATAAAAACCCTGTCCCTGGCCCAGCGCGCCGACCCCGTGCAAAGCCGCGTCAAAGGTGTATCCCTTGCGCTGGAAATTGGTGGCATATCCTCCGGGCAAATAATGCTGATCGAACACGCCGACTTTATAACCCAGGGCGGACAGTCTCGCCCCGCAGGTTAATCCCCCGATCCCTGCGCCTACGATAACCACATCGTAATGATTCATAGTCCCATCCCCTTTTATATTGATTCATCCCGTACAATGGATAATCTTAAAAACAAACCATCGGTTTGTTTTTAAGGTAACGTATTCCTTCCGATGAGTGTCAAGATAAAATATGTATAGTCGCGAAACGTCAAAACCATGCTGGTATCAAGCTGAAAGGCTGAGCGGGGATTCAGCACCAAAAAATAAGAGCAATAAGTGTCGTTATTCCCGCGATATCAGTCCATTTGAGAGAAATAGAAGCAATTTATGTCGCTATTTTCCACGGTCGCCAGGAAATGACCGCGTTCCTGACCATTCATAGGAAAATAAGTACATGAAAGGCTGCTATTGGGGGTGAACATACCCGGGTTCAGCATATAAGCACATGAAATGTCGCTATTTTGCAGGCTGACGTTACCCGACGGGTAGCTGGCGCAGCCTGGGAGCGGCCTGGCGCTGCATGCAGCTGCATGGCGCAACCCGATGCTGCCCGGGGGAACCCGGAGCCGGCGCAACCTGGCGTATCCCGGCCCAACGGGCTGCCGGATGCAGCCCGACGCTGCGTGGCGGAACCGGGAGTTGCCCGGGCAACTTGGAGAAGCCCGGCGCAACCTGGTGCAACCCGGCCCAACCCGGGCTGCCCGAAGCAGCCCGACAATGCATGGGGGAACCTGGCCCAACCCGGCGCTCCCGACGCTATCGGCGCAGCCTGACCGTTCCCGTTCCGTTCCGGTAACCAGCCGCGTCATGCACCGTTTTCCAGGTTGAACGCCCAAAAATCCCCTCCAAATAATTTGAAGGGGATTGGAATTGCCGCTGCTTTTTTATGCCAATCTCATCTTAAAATCCTCATATCCAAACTCATGCAGAACTTCGCAATCGCCGTCTTTGTGCTGAACCACGAGGGCGGGAAGCGGCATGCCGTTGAACGTGGTGTTCTTCACCATCGAATAAATCGCCATGTCGCCGAACACCAGCCGGTCGCCGCTCTTCAAAGGCTGATCAAACGAGTAGTCGCCGATCGTATCGCCGGACAGGCAGGTCGGCCCGCCAAGCCGGTACGTGTACGGCTTCTCTCCCGGTTCCCCGGAACCGAACAGCGGCGGACGATAAGGCATTTCGAGCACATCGGGCATATGGCACGAGGCCGACGTGTCGAGGATGGCGATATCCATGCCGTTTTGCATTGTGTCGAGCACGGTCGTAATCAGGTAACCGGCATTCAAGGCCACGGCTTCTCCGGGCTCCAGGTACACCTGCAAGCCGTATTTGTCCTGCATCCGTTTGATGCATTGTTCCAGCAGGGGGATATCGTAATCCTCCCGGGTGATATGGTGGCCGCCGCCGAAGTTGATCCACTCCAGCTGCGACAGCCACGGTCCGAACTTCTCTTCGATCGCATCGAGCGTGGTGGCCAAATCATCCGAATTCTGCTGGCAAAGCGTGTGAAAATGCAGACCGGAAATCCCGCCCAGTTGCTCGGGCCGGAAATGCTCGATCGTCACGCCGAACCGGGAACCTACCGCACACGGATTGTAGATATCGTGCCCGACCTGCGTGGAGCATTCGGGATTGATGCGGAGGCCGATTTTTTTACCGGCGGCGAGCACTTTATCGCGATATTTTTCCACTTGGGAAAACGAATTGAAAATAATATGATCGCACAGCCCGATAATTTCGTCGATCTGATCTTCGCGGTAGGCCGGGGAGAAGACGTGGTTCTCCTTCCCCATCTCCTCGTGCCCCAGCCGCGCTTCATACAACCCGCTGGCCGCCGTACCGCTCAAATACTCTCCGATCAGCGGATACAGGGTGTACATCGAGAACGCTTTTTGGGCCAAAATGATTTTGGCGCCGGTGCGCTCCATGACCCCGCTGAGGATGCGGAGATTTTTTTCCAAAAGGGCTTCATCCACTACGTAGCAAGGGGTAGGCAGTTCCTCAAAACGCATCGGATTAAACGAGCTCCGTTTCCAGCACTTTTTTCGTATCTTCTTCCGAAGGATACTCGTCTACAGGCACCGGATTAAAGTTTTCTTGCCATGGCAGACCCCATTTGTTCAGCGCGTCCATGAACGGATCCGGATCGAACTGTTCAATGTTGTACACACCCGGTTTGTTCCAGTGTCCTTGAAGGATCATCATGGCCCCGATCATGGCCGGAACGCCGGTAGTGTAAGAAACGGCTTGGGAGCCCACTTCCTTATAGCACGCTTCATGGTCGCACACATTGTATACGTAGTAAGTTTTATCTTTGCCGTCTTTTTTGCCTTTAAAGATACAGCCGATGTTCGTTTTGCCTTTCGTGCGCGGTCCCAGGGAAGCCGGATCCGGCAGCACGGCTTTCAGGAACTGCAGCGGAATGATCTGCTTGCCTTCGAATTCGATCGGCTCGATCGACGTCATGCCTACGTTCTCCAGGCATTTCAGGTGCGTCAGATAGCTTTGGCCGAACGTCATGAAGAAGCGGATCCGTTTCAGCCCGGGGATGTTAACCGCAAGGGATTCCAATTCCTCATGGTACAGCAGGTACATATCTTTTTCGCCGACTTCAGGGAAGTTGTAGACTCGTTTGATCTCCATCGGTTTGGTTTCGACCCACTCGCCCTTTTCCCAGTATCTTCCATTAGCCGAGACTTCGCGGATGTTGATTTCCGGGTTGAAGTTGGTGGCGAAAGGATAGCCGTGATCGCCGGCGTTGCAGTCAAGAATGTCGATATATTCAATTTCGTCAAAATGATGCTTCAGGGCATAGGCGGAAAATACGCCGGTCACGCCAGGGTCGAAGCCGCTGCCCAGCAGAGCGGTAATGCCGGCTTTCTCAAAGCGCTCACGGTATTCCCACTGCCATTTGTATTCGAATTTCGCCGTGTCTTCCGGTTCATAGTTCGCTGTATCCATGTAGTGCGTTTTCGTCGCCAGGCAGGCGTCCATGATCGTCAAATCTTGGTAAGGCA
This window contains:
- the pnuC gene encoding nicotinamide riboside transporter PnuC — its product is MKKGLGGWSLFELTWLALFTGIAIALTVLMKDSLFGFTVFITGVLCVVFAAKGNLTTYAFGMYNTFGYAYLAYVNGLFGEVMLNLLFFVPMNVIGFLMWRNHRDGGKLSMRQMDARGLLLVAVACVLGSVLLGFGLSFIPGQNSPYIDAVTTVLSVVATMLMVKRFKEQWLVYIVLNMFTVLLWAIRTLEGSPDGVLMIVMWSAYLINAVYGYYNWNKGAKESLA
- a CDS encoding AAA family ATPase, encoding MKTLGLTLGKFAPLHKGHQFMIETALQEVDELIVVIYETDVTPIPLHIRAGWIRKLYPAVRVIEAWDGPDGYSNDREHEIREEQYILGLLDGEQVTHFYSSEFYGEHMSLALGAVDRRVDEARKEVPISATMIRSDPYKYREFISDIVYRDLITKVVFVGAMSTGKSTITEALAARHGTTFASEYGRDYWTEHQVNRRIGLEAFDEIALGHIEREEQALLRANRYLFVDTNAITTYMFALDYHGRAPELLTRIALENAQRYDLFFLCDDDIPYDDTWDRSGDQKRHVFHKQIIADLKERRIPFITLRGSLEERMRKVDEVLAGFKPYSNYFGELL
- a CDS encoding NUDIX hydrolase — its product is MDMLDRNGLTESEFLRRYSPGDYERPSVAADTVIFTVTDADADSYRKLPEKELRVLLIRRGGHPFLGQWALPGGFVRPDETTEQAAARELREETGVEDVYLEQLYTFSDVGRDPRTWVMSCSYMALVDSGQLQLQAGDDADAAAWFKVSYRLLRERKELIDGGFIKALQYELRLSSGEIELAAVVERTVTAKPASTATSYSIVSNDGLAFDHAKIIAYAIERLRGKVNYTDIALHLMPKLFTLTELQQVYEVILDKELLKAAFRRKVADLVTETDHYTENAGHRPSRLYRRNMEDYR
- a CDS encoding NADAR family protein produces the protein MIYGIEELRKAYVAGKTFKFVFFWGHTPPKDGSVDKSCFSQWWMSPFTVEGTEYSCAEQFMMAEKARLFGDDEMLAAIMQAKHPKEMKAYGRAVRNFDKDVWDRECYGIVKRASLAKFSQNSQLGDYLKSTKNRILVEASPRDRIWGIGMGQSNPDVENPLKWRGKNLLGFALTEARDEMLREEGDKL
- a CDS encoding TIGR02452 family protein: MNRKEIAADTLRIQRQGFYEFEGRRVDFAAVQKRSEEGSELITPGQGAELVKTYRMQPRSQQAAKYSVANEATVKAILDFAAAGQDRVGVLNFASAKNPGGGFLNGAMAQEESLAASSGLYETQLRNEGYYAANRAYRSMMYTDHAIYSPDVVFFRDERFNLLERPVTASVLTLPAVNYGQVLLKGEDPEEAKRVMKDRMRLALAIFANQGDTHLILGAYGCGVFRNDPVQVARWWLELLDDEGWGSLFAEIRFAVLDSSKDGKCIRAFEHAFHD
- a CDS encoding IS110 family transposase, whose product is MQSTTKFVGLDVSKEKISVAIADASGETPRYYGSIPHTPAALRKLIKELGPAETLSFCYEAGPTGYETYRWITSMGAHCVVIAPSLIPKRPGDHVKTDRRDAEQLARLFRAGELTPVYVPEREDEALRELVRAREAAKEDTHRARQRILKFLLRHHIEPPATIKRRWTRKYRSWLEQLTFPYEPMQVAFDEMLHTLNEIEQRMGRLEKALVQQATVGSKATLIRVLQSLRGIGLLTAVTLAAEIGSFTRFRSPAQLMAYLGLVPRESSTGLSTRRGSMTKAGNGRLRRSLVESAWSYRHRPAVKGDLAKRLDGMPADIQLLSWKAQERLHYKYRHLIFGKNKHKNVAVGAVARELTGFIWAVARTVEQPVAN
- a CDS encoding Gfo/Idh/MocA family protein, yielding MKTLGSAGSAKIRTGIIGGSLNNQWASRTHIPALTQSTCHEITAIATSNMASAKESAAALGVTQTFDDYRELVRSENVDLVVVSVKVPHHYEMIKEAIAAGKHVYSEWPLAVTSEEAEELAELASQKGIHHAVGLQARQSPALLDAKNRISRGDIGRVLSASMAVSTPGKGGFTEQNAIYLLEEKYGATLLSINGGHSLDALSFVLGDLKEVYATMNSNYSEAKVLGTGETVPKDTADQIMVHGMLESGASVSVHIQGGTYPKFELEIQGEKGVIRISQPQSQGHVQFGGLVVEQALYPLGHLGSYGDHETLQRVYDETEDGSVTVNQVLKAHRLLAEDIRQGTFQAPGFHEAARLHRLLETIRQSALTGERLSTI
- a CDS encoding LysR family transcriptional regulator, giving the protein MDIDNMKAYVTVAELKSLSAAAIKMNHLQSNMTAKIKKIEAHYGQQLFIRSAKGMELTSEGRKLYRQYKKMLVLWEETELDMSRREMKLRLGTMQSVFGKDLTDALTRLYESHADLSVTLKTGTTLSMEHELIQGNIDLAFTIGKADSPQLSYKKLGTEEMVLIGKRFASGLSLESCLHGENWIILTRDCLYAAILERLYAELDLEKGEVTEVGILDTLLQLTSLGMGISLMSKNIVMQHGFSAYTQLPEPFRYVDKYLVTRAGYELSPLEKSFVETSHFL
- a CDS encoding phytoene desaturase family protein, which encodes MNHYDVVIVGAGIGGLTCGARLSALGYKVGVFDQHYLPGGYATNFQRKGYTFDAALHGVGALGQGQGFYQILQASGVMQYIQPLPKEHPYSIRWKGEKFDIPQDAGAYLALLQRRFPEEKEGIARLFDAIRRLSAEMKFLNDPGIAGWIKALGFWAKCPTLVQWSKLTTAQVIERYVKSAEFMSFFTVLWPYYGLPPQRLSALYFFIPWLGYHFEGTYYIQGGAQALSDALVYVIEQNGGKVHLRQEVTEILIHEKKARGIRTQKGLEFTADWVVSNASPEHTLGPLIHHHPRAEKYRKRLVEHEIGPSLTQLYIGLSCPPEELGIVEEDLLLAEETDHQADYDNAIQGKYAAANLGLTNYNKMDPALNRSDRGVLAVTLIDDIGNWPERGEAYTRKKQEVTDILLQRLESSYPGIKERIALLELGTPRTMERYTKNPRGAVYGFAQTVNQSGIKRTPRKTPFAGLSLVGAWTQPGGGFQGAATSGFLEAQRIHKQLQLRKNRG
- the nspC gene encoding carboxynorspermidine decarboxylase yields the protein MRFEELPTPCYVVDEALLEKNLRILSGVMERTGAKIILAQKAFSMYTLYPLIGEYLSGTAASGLYEARLGHEEMGKENHVFSPAYREDQIDEIIGLCDHIIFNSFSQVEKYRDKVLAAGKKIGLRINPECSTQVGHDIYNPCAVGSRFGVTIEHFRPEQLGGISGLHFHTLCQQNSDDLATTLDAIEEKFGPWLSQLEWINFGGGHHITREDYDIPLLEQCIKRMQDKYGLQVYLEPGEAVALNAGYLITTVLDTMQNGMDIAILDTSASCHMPDVLEMPYRPPLFGSGEPGEKPYTYRLGGPTCLSGDTIGDYSFDQPLKSGDRLVFGDMAIYSMVKNTTFNGMPLPALVVQHKDGDCEVLHEFGYEDFKMRLA